The Brassica oleracea var. oleracea cultivar TO1000 unplaced genomic scaffold, BOL UnpScaffold17425, whole genome shotgun sequence DNA segment CCTCCATACGTCTACAGCTCCCCACAACCTCCACCATACTACTCTCTTTCTCCAAAAGTTGACTACAAGTCTCCACACCCGCCATACGTCTACAGctctccaccacctccaccataCTACTCTCCTTCCCCGAAGGTCGAATACAAATCTACCCCACCGCCTTACGTCTACAGCTCCCCACAACCTCCACCATACTACTCTCTTTCTCCAAAAGTTGACTACAAGTCTCCACACCCGCCATACGTCTACAGctctccaccacctccaccataCTACTCTCCTTCCCCGAAGGTCGAATACA contains these protein-coding regions:
- the LOC106322354 gene encoding uncharacterized protein LOC106322354 — encoded protein: VETCTLPSEKESSMAEVVGSCRRKAESSMVEVVESCRRMAGVETCSQLLEKESSMVEESSMVEVVESCRRMAGVETCSQLLEKESSMVEVVGSCR